A single Nicotiana tabacum cultivar K326 chromosome 5, ASM71507v2, whole genome shotgun sequence DNA region contains:
- the LOC107773304 gene encoding very-long-chain aldehyde decarbonylase CER1 isoform X2 — MPIWRTDGIIMTALLQTGPVEFLYYWLHRALHHHFLYSRYHSHHHSSVATEPITSVIHPFAEHIAYFLLFAIPLLTTVLTGTASIVSFGGYITYIDFMNNMGHCNFEIIPKWMFSSFPPLKYLMYTPSYHSLHHTQFRTNYSLFMPMYDYIYDTLDKSSDTLYEKSLERQGKSPDMVHLTHLTTPESIYHLRLGFASFASEPYTSKWYFWLMWPVTLWSMMVTWIYGHTFTVERNVFKSLNLQTWAIPKYRIQYFMQWQRETINNLIEEAIMEADRKGIKVLSLGLLNQEEQLNNNGELYIRRHPELKVKVVDGSSLAVAVVLNSIPKGTTQVVLGGHLSKVANAIALALCQGGVKVVTLREEEYKKLKSSLTPEVAANLVPSKTYASKIWLVGDGLSEDEQLKAPKGTLFIPFSQFPPRKARKDCLYFHTPAMITPKHFENVDSCENWLPRRVMSAWRVAGILHALEGWNEHECGNMMFDIEKVWKASLDHGFSPLTTASASESKA; from the exons ATGCCTATTTGGAGGACGGATGGGATCATTATGACAGCTTTGCTCCAAACTGGTCCTGTTGAATTTCTCTACTACTGGCTTCACAGAGCTTTACACCACCATTTCCTTTATTCTCGATATCATTCTCATCATCATTCCTCCGTTGCGACTGAACCCATTACTT CTGTGATTCATCCATTTGCAGAGCATATAGCATACTTCTTGCTATTTGCCATACCACTTCTCACAACTGTGCTAACTGGGACTGCTTCAATAGTTTCATTTGGTGGATATATTacttatattgattttatgaacAACATGGGCCATTGCAACTTTGAGATAATTCCAAAATGGATGTTCTCCAGCTTCCCCCCTCTCAAATACTTGATGTATACACCCTC GTACCATTCACTCCACCACACTCAATTTAGAACAAACTACTCGCTTTTCATGCCAATGTACGATTACATCTACGATACACTGGACAAATCTTCAGACACATTATACGAAAAATCACTTGAAAGGCAAGGCAAGTCGCCCGATATGGTGCACCTAACACACTTAACAACCCCAGAATCCATTTACCATCTCAGGCTAGGATTTGCTTCTTTTGCCTCGGAACCTTACACATCTAAGTGGTATTTTTGGTTAATGTGGCCTGTTACATTGTGGTCTATGATGGTTACTTGGATTTATGGTCACACATTTACTGTTGAGAGAAATGTGTTCAAGAGTCTGAATTTGCAAACTTGGGCGATCCCAAAATATCGCATACAA TATTTTATGCAATGGCAAAGAGAGACGATTAACAATTTAATTGAGGAAGCTATCATGGAAGCAGACCGAAAAGGCATAAAAGTACTGAGCCTTGGACTCTTAAATCAG GAGGAGCAACTGAATAATAATGGTGAGCTTTACATAAGAAGGCATCCTGAGCTCAAAGTGAAGGTGGTTGATGGAAGTAGCCTAGCTGTTGCTGTGGTCCTAAACTCCATTCCTAAAGGAACCACACAAGTGGTCCTTGGAGGCCATTTGTCGAAAGTTGCAAATGCCATTGCCCTTGCCTTATGCCAAGGGGGAGTCAAG GTCGTGACATTGCGAGAAGAAGAGTACAAGAAGCTCAAATCAAGTCTTACCCCTGAAGTCGCAGCTAATTTGGTTCCCTCAAAAACATATGCTTCAAAG ATATGGCTAGTAGGGGATGGATTGAGTGAAGATGAACAATTGAAAGCACCAAAAGGAACATTATTCATTCCCTTTTCACAATTCCCACCAAGGAAAGCTCGCAAAGATTGCCTCTACTTTCACACACCAGCCATGATCACTCCAAAACACTTTGAAAACGTGGACTCCTGTGAG AATTGGCTTCCAAGAAGAGTGATGAGCGCGTGGCGAGTAGCTGGAATATTGCACGCGCTGGAAGGCTGGAATGAGCATGAGTGTGGGAACATGATGTTTGATATTGAGAAAGTCTGGAAAGCAAGTCTTGATCACGGTTTTAGCCCATTGACTACGGCTTCTGCTTCTGAATCCAAGGCTTGA
- the LOC107773304 gene encoding very-long-chain aldehyde decarbonylase CER1 isoform X1: protein MASKPGILTEWPWTWLGNFKYVVLAPYVTHSLNSFFMSEDESKRDMTYLIIFPFLFFRMLHNQIWISVSRYRTAKGDNRIVDKTIEFDQIDRERNWDDQIILNGLLFYYGYTKLEQSHHMPIWRTDGIIMTALLQTGPVEFLYYWLHRALHHHFLYSRYHSHHHSSVATEPITSVIHPFAEHIAYFLLFAIPLLTTVLTGTASIVSFGGYITYIDFMNNMGHCNFEIIPKWMFSSFPPLKYLMYTPSYHSLHHTQFRTNYSLFMPMYDYIYDTLDKSSDTLYEKSLERQGKSPDMVHLTHLTTPESIYHLRLGFASFASEPYTSKWYFWLMWPVTLWSMMVTWIYGHTFTVERNVFKSLNLQTWAIPKYRIQYFMQWQRETINNLIEEAIMEADRKGIKVLSLGLLNQEEQLNNNGELYIRRHPELKVKVVDGSSLAVAVVLNSIPKGTTQVVLGGHLSKVANAIALALCQGGVKVVTLREEEYKKLKSSLTPEVAANLVPSKTYASKIWLVGDGLSEDEQLKAPKGTLFIPFSQFPPRKARKDCLYFHTPAMITPKHFENVDSCENWLPRRVMSAWRVAGILHALEGWNEHECGNMMFDIEKVWKASLDHGFSPLTTASASESKA from the exons ATGGCTTCTAAACCAGGCATTCTAACAGAATGGCCATGGACATGGCTTGGGAACTTCAAG TACGTGGTTTTGGCACCATATGTGACTCACAGCTTAAACTCATTCTTCATGAGCGAAGATGAAAGCAAGAGGGATATGACATACTTAATTATATTCCCATTTCTATTCTTCCGAATGCTTCACAATCAGATATGGATATCCGTATCTCGCTACAGAACTGCCAAGGGCGATAACCGAATTGTTGACAAGACCATTGAATTTGATCAAATTGACAGAGAAAGAAACTG GGATGATCAAATCATACTTAACGGATTGTTGTTCTATTACGGATACACAAAGCTGGAGCAGTCTCATCACATGCCTATTTGGAGGACGGATGGGATCATTATGACAGCTTTGCTCCAAACTGGTCCTGTTGAATTTCTCTACTACTGGCTTCACAGAGCTTTACACCACCATTTCCTTTATTCTCGATATCATTCTCATCATCATTCCTCCGTTGCGACTGAACCCATTACTT CTGTGATTCATCCATTTGCAGAGCATATAGCATACTTCTTGCTATTTGCCATACCACTTCTCACAACTGTGCTAACTGGGACTGCTTCAATAGTTTCATTTGGTGGATATATTacttatattgattttatgaacAACATGGGCCATTGCAACTTTGAGATAATTCCAAAATGGATGTTCTCCAGCTTCCCCCCTCTCAAATACTTGATGTATACACCCTC GTACCATTCACTCCACCACACTCAATTTAGAACAAACTACTCGCTTTTCATGCCAATGTACGATTACATCTACGATACACTGGACAAATCTTCAGACACATTATACGAAAAATCACTTGAAAGGCAAGGCAAGTCGCCCGATATGGTGCACCTAACACACTTAACAACCCCAGAATCCATTTACCATCTCAGGCTAGGATTTGCTTCTTTTGCCTCGGAACCTTACACATCTAAGTGGTATTTTTGGTTAATGTGGCCTGTTACATTGTGGTCTATGATGGTTACTTGGATTTATGGTCACACATTTACTGTTGAGAGAAATGTGTTCAAGAGTCTGAATTTGCAAACTTGGGCGATCCCAAAATATCGCATACAA TATTTTATGCAATGGCAAAGAGAGACGATTAACAATTTAATTGAGGAAGCTATCATGGAAGCAGACCGAAAAGGCATAAAAGTACTGAGCCTTGGACTCTTAAATCAG GAGGAGCAACTGAATAATAATGGTGAGCTTTACATAAGAAGGCATCCTGAGCTCAAAGTGAAGGTGGTTGATGGAAGTAGCCTAGCTGTTGCTGTGGTCCTAAACTCCATTCCTAAAGGAACCACACAAGTGGTCCTTGGAGGCCATTTGTCGAAAGTTGCAAATGCCATTGCCCTTGCCTTATGCCAAGGGGGAGTCAAG GTCGTGACATTGCGAGAAGAAGAGTACAAGAAGCTCAAATCAAGTCTTACCCCTGAAGTCGCAGCTAATTTGGTTCCCTCAAAAACATATGCTTCAAAG ATATGGCTAGTAGGGGATGGATTGAGTGAAGATGAACAATTGAAAGCACCAAAAGGAACATTATTCATTCCCTTTTCACAATTCCCACCAAGGAAAGCTCGCAAAGATTGCCTCTACTTTCACACACCAGCCATGATCACTCCAAAACACTTTGAAAACGTGGACTCCTGTGAG AATTGGCTTCCAAGAAGAGTGATGAGCGCGTGGCGAGTAGCTGGAATATTGCACGCGCTGGAAGGCTGGAATGAGCATGAGTGTGGGAACATGATGTTTGATATTGAGAAAGTCTGGAAAGCAAGTCTTGATCACGGTTTTAGCCCATTGACTACGGCTTCTGCTTCTGAATCCAAGGCTTGA